The following are from one region of the Streptococcus sp. 1643 genome:
- a CDS encoding YgcG family protein, with product MKKSRLFKHSLLVRLLGLLMVFLFLSAFTAPEKPEYGIYDPDHYLTDETISQIRGLNNVNSKKSEKFQMGVYVVKSLDGETIETVANETARAWKIGYSGDNNGALIVVAVEDRKSRIETSNNVASKITDYQTNRFLKTARPYFQKGDYSNGVLSIANNLNYMFYSGSSTTASSSKSSYDYTTNSSRLRELERYAGESSSSRRHRKSSSSDGVIVFGVLIYFIVMIIGFLFGGRGSRGDGSGGGWWGGDSSDSGSSWSDSGSSWSDSGSDSSGGWDGGGFDGGGSSDDW from the coding sequence ATGAAAAAAAGCAGATTATTTAAACATAGTTTGTTGGTTCGCTTGCTTGGGTTGCTGATGGTCTTTCTCTTCTTGTCAGCATTCACAGCACCTGAAAAACCTGAGTACGGGATCTATGACCCGGATCACTATCTAACGGATGAGACTATAAGTCAGATTCGGGGATTGAACAATGTCAATAGTAAAAAATCAGAAAAATTCCAGATGGGCGTTTACGTTGTGAAAAGCCTAGATGGAGAAACAATCGAGACTGTCGCCAACGAAACAGCTAGAGCTTGGAAGATTGGCTACTCGGGAGACAACAACGGCGCCTTGATTGTGGTCGCTGTTGAGGATAGAAAATCACGGATTGAAACCAGTAATAATGTGGCCAGTAAGATCACTGACTATCAGACCAATAGATTTTTGAAAACAGCACGACCTTACTTTCAAAAGGGAGACTACAGCAATGGAGTTCTTTCTATAGCAAACAATCTCAACTACATGTTCTATAGTGGATCGAGTACGACTGCTTCAAGTTCTAAAAGTAGTTACGACTATACTACCAACTCTAGTCGCTTAAGGGAACTTGAAAGGTATGCTGGTGAGAGTAGTTCTTCGAGACGTCATCGAAAAAGCAGTTCGAGCGACGGAGTTATCGTATTTGGAGTTCTCATTTACTTCATCGTGATGATTATCGGATTTCTATTTGGTGGTCGTGGTTCACGTGGAGATGGTTCTGGCGGTGGCTGGTGGGGCGGTGACTCATCAGACTCAGGTTCCTCTTGGTCTGATTCGGGCTCCTCTTGGTCTGACTCAGGCTCCGACTCATCTGGAGGCTGGGACGGCGGTGGCTTCGATGGTGGCGGTTCGTCTGATGACTGGTGA
- a CDS encoding LemA family protein, with the protein MKQNKVILSIVAIFFGLLVLGSCSAVTTYNGLVGEQTKVEQAQADVSTALQRRSDLIGNLVESVKGQMNHETEVFTKIADARAKIGSSSVTSEENQKAQGELSSALSRLISLTENYPELKSNQNVEQLMVELSGSENRIFVARKDYNKVAAEYNQKLRSFPTVLFANMMNFKEAETFKETEEAKTVPKVDFGTSSSSQ; encoded by the coding sequence ATGAAACAAAATAAAGTAATTCTCTCAATAGTAGCGATTTTCTTTGGACTACTAGTACTGGGAAGTTGTTCCGCGGTGACGACCTATAATGGTCTGGTTGGTGAACAGACTAAGGTGGAGCAGGCTCAGGCTGATGTCTCGACAGCCCTCCAACGTCGTTCGGACTTGATTGGTAACTTGGTGGAGTCCGTTAAAGGACAAATGAATCATGAAACCGAAGTCTTTACCAAGATTGCGGATGCTAGAGCTAAAATCGGTAGTAGCTCAGTAACTTCGGAAGAAAACCAAAAGGCTCAGGGAGAGTTGAGCTCAGCTCTTTCCCGCTTGATTTCCTTAACGGAGAATTATCCAGAACTCAAGAGCAATCAAAATGTTGAGCAACTAATGGTCGAACTTTCAGGCAGTGAAAATCGTATTTTTGTAGCACGCAAGGACTATAATAAGGTTGCAGCTGAGTACAATCAAAAGTTGAGAAGTTTTCCAACCGTGCTTTTTGCGAATATGATGAACTTCAAAGAAGCTGAAACCTTTAAAGAAACAGAAGAAGCCAAGACAGTTCCTAAGGTCGATTTTGGAACATCTTCATCAAGTCAATAA
- a CDS encoding DNA alkylation repair protein, with translation MAKKVKDYYDLAYARDLSRRLKEASPAFDERKFRLLLEKDLEELEFSQRQELLAKSIKDCLPLSYQDSLKVFEKILGPELEGGLGMFSEGYWLWPIGKYVELYGDKEFELSAAFSKELTKRFTGEFSMRPLLARYPKATMTLLLEWSQDENLRVRRLASECMRIRLPWAKRQTVVLDYLEDFTTILTNLKDDRDKSIQKSVANNLNDLYKEDPDKFERILQTWQKEELSPSCAWIIKHASRTKNKKRAAEDLCKKS, from the coding sequence ATGGCTAAAAAAGTAAAAGATTATTATGACTTGGCTTATGCTAGGGATTTGAGTCGACGGTTGAAAGAAGCGTCCCCTGCATTTGATGAGCGAAAGTTTAGGTTGTTGTTAGAAAAAGACTTGGAAGAGTTGGAGTTTAGCCAGCGTCAAGAACTCTTGGCTAAAAGTATCAAAGATTGTCTTCCCCTATCTTATCAGGACTCTCTCAAGGTTTTTGAGAAAATTTTGGGTCCCGAGTTAGAGGGTGGTTTAGGTATGTTCTCAGAAGGATATTGGCTTTGGCCAATCGGAAAATATGTAGAGCTATATGGGGATAAGGAATTTGAATTGAGCGCGGCCTTTAGTAAGGAACTAACCAAGCGATTTACTGGAGAATTTTCTATGAGACCTTTGCTGGCTCGCTATCCTAAGGCTACAATGACTTTGCTGTTAGAATGGAGTCAGGATGAAAACTTGCGCGTTCGTAGACTTGCCAGCGAGTGCATGCGTATCCGTCTGCCTTGGGCTAAGAGACAAACCGTGGTATTGGATTATCTTGAGGATTTCACCACTATTTTGACCAATCTAAAGGATGATAGAGATAAGTCTATTCAAAAAAGTGTAGCCAATAATCTAAATGATTTGTACAAGGAAGATCCTGATAAGTTTGAAAGGATTCTTCAAACTTGGCAAAAGGAGGAGCTAAGTCCAAGTTGTGCTTGGATCATCAAGCATGCATCTCGAACAAAAAACAAAAAAAGAGCCGCAGAAGATTTATGCAAAAAAAGCTGA
- the secA gene encoding preprotein translocase subunit SecA, producing the protein MANILKTIIENDKGELRRLEKMADKVLNYESQMAAMSDEELKAKTDEFKERYNKGESLDSLLYEAFAVVREAAKRVLGLFPYKVQVMGGIVLHHGDVPEMRTGEGKTLTATMPVYLNALAGKGVHVVTVNEYLTERDATEMGELYSWLGLSVGINLAAKSPMEKKEAYLCDITYSTNSEIGFDYLRDNMVVRAENMVQRPLNYALVDEVDSILIDEARTPLIVSGANAVETSQLYHMADHFVKSLDKDDYIIDVQSKTIGLSDSGIDKAESYFKLENLYDIENVALTHFIDNALRANYIMILDIDYVVSEEQEILIVDQFTGRTMEGRRYSDGLHQAIEAKEGVPIQDETKTSASITYQNLFRMYKKLAGMTGTGKTEEEEFREIYNIRVIPIPTNRPIQRIDHSDLLYASLDAKFKAVVEDVKARYQKGQPVLVGTVAVETSDFLSKKLVAAGVPHEVLNAKNHYREAQIIMNAGQRGAVTIATNMAGRGTDIKLGEGVRELGGLCVIGTERHESRRIDNQLRGRSGRQGDPGESQFYLSLEDDLMKRFGSERLKGVFERLNMSDEAIESRMLTRQVEAAQKRVEGNNYDTRKQVLQYDDVMREQREIIYAQRYDVITADRDLAPEIHAMIRRTIGRIVDAHARSKEDEKLEAILNFAKYNLLPEDSISRSDLAGLSDQAIKDELFQRALKVYDSQVAKLRDEDAVKEFQKVLILRVVDNKWTDHIDALDQLRNAVGLRGYAQNNPVVEYQAEGFRMFNDMIGSIEFDVTRLMMKAQIHEQERPQTEHNISTTATRNIAAQQASLPEDLDLSQIGRNDQCPCGSGKKFKNCHGKRQ; encoded by the coding sequence ATGGCTAATATTTTAAAAACGATTATTGAAAATGATAAAGGAGAACTTCGTCGTCTGGAAAAGATGGCTGATAAGGTTCTTAACTATGAGAGCCAAATGGCTGCAATGTCAGACGAAGAACTAAAAGCAAAAACTGACGAATTTAAAGAACGATACAACAAGGGTGAATCACTTGATTCATTGCTCTATGAGGCTTTTGCGGTAGTTCGTGAAGCTGCAAAACGTGTCCTTGGGCTTTTCCCTTATAAGGTTCAGGTCATGGGTGGGATTGTTCTTCACCATGGTGACGTTCCAGAGATGCGTACCGGTGAAGGGAAGACCTTGACAGCGACTATGCCAGTGTACCTCAATGCCCTTGCAGGTAAAGGGGTTCACGTAGTTACAGTCAATGAATACCTAACAGAACGTGACGCGACTGAAATGGGTGAGTTGTACTCATGGCTCGGTTTGTCAGTAGGGATCAACTTGGCAGCTAAATCTCCAATGGAGAAAAAAGAGGCTTACCTTTGTGATATTACCTACTCAACCAACTCAGAGATTGGTTTCGACTACTTGCGTGATAACATGGTCGTTCGTGCAGAAAACATGGTGCAACGTCCACTCAATTATGCCTTGGTCGATGAGGTTGACTCAATTTTGATCGACGAAGCTCGTACACCATTGATCGTTTCAGGTGCCAATGCAGTTGAAACAAGCCAACTCTACCATATGGCGGACCACTTCGTGAAATCTTTGGACAAGGACGACTATATCATTGACGTTCAGTCTAAGACGATCGGTTTGTCAGATTCTGGTATTGACAAGGCTGAAAGCTACTTCAAACTAGAAAATCTCTACGACATTGAAAATGTAGCTCTTACTCACTTTATCGACAATGCCCTCCGTGCCAACTATATCATGATTCTCGATATCGACTATGTGGTTAGTGAAGAGCAGGAAATCTTGATCGTCGACCAATTTACAGGTCGTACCATGGAAGGTCGTCGTTACTCTGATGGTTTGCACCAAGCGATTGAAGCAAAAGAAGGTGTACCAATCCAAGACGAGACAAAGACTTCAGCTTCTATTACCTACCAAAACCTCTTCCGTATGTATAAGAAATTGGCAGGGATGACAGGTACTGGTAAAACAGAAGAAGAAGAATTCCGCGAAATTTACAACATTCGTGTTATTCCAATCCCAACCAACCGTCCAATTCAACGTATCGACCACTCAGACCTTCTCTATGCAAGTCTTGATGCGAAATTTAAGGCTGTTGTTGAAGATGTAAAAGCTCGTTACCAAAAAGGTCAGCCGGTCTTGGTAGGTACAGTTGCCGTTGAAACGAGTGATTTTCTTTCTAAGAAATTGGTAGCAGCAGGTGTTCCTCACGAAGTCTTGAATGCGAAGAACCACTATAGAGAAGCGCAAATCATCATGAACGCTGGTCAACGTGGTGCCGTTACCATCGCAACCAACATGGCCGGTCGTGGTACCGACATCAAGCTTGGTGAAGGGGTTCGTGAACTTGGTGGTCTTTGCGTTATTGGTACAGAGCGTCACGAAAGTCGACGTATTGATAATCAGCTTCGTGGACGTTCAGGGCGTCAAGGAGACCCAGGTGAGTCACAATTCTACTTGTCTCTTGAAGATGATTTGATGAAACGTTTCGGTTCAGAACGTTTGAAAGGTGTCTTTGAACGACTCAACATGTCTGATGAAGCCATCGAATCTCGCATGTTAACGCGTCAAGTTGAAGCAGCTCAAAAACGTGTCGAAGGAAACAACTACGACACTCGTAAACAAGTCCTTCAATACGATGATGTTATGCGTGAACAACGTGAAATCATCTATGCACAACGTTATGATGTCATTACTGCAGATCGTGACTTGGCACCAGAAATCCATGCTATGATTCGTCGTACCATTGGACGTATCGTGGATGCACATGCACGTTCTAAGGAAGATGAAAAATTGGAAGCAATCTTGAACTTTGCTAAGTATAACTTGCTTCCAGAAGATTCAATTAGCCGTTCAGACCTTGCAGGTCTGTCAGACCAAGCTATCAAAGATGAACTTTTCCAACGTGCCTTGAAAGTCTATGACAGCCAAGTTGCTAAGCTTCGTGACGAAGATGCAGTGAAAGAATTCCAAAAAGTCTTGATTCTACGTGTTGTAGACAACAAGTGGACAGACCATATCGATGCTCTTGACCAGTTGCGAAATGCTGTTGGTCTTCGTGGATATGCTCAAAACAACCCTGTTGTAGAATATCAAGCAGAAGGTTTCCGCATGTTTAACGACATGATTGGATCGATTGAATTCGATGTGACCCGCTTGATGATGAAAGCACAAATCCATGAACAAGAACGTCCGCAAACTGAACACAATATCAGTACAACTGCGACTCGTAATATCGCAGCGCAGCAGGCAAGCCTTCCAGAAGATTTGGACTTGAGCCAAATCGGACGAAACGACCAATGCCCATGTGGGTCAGGTAAGAAATTCAAGAACTGTCATGGTAAGAGACAATAA
- a CDS encoding 3-deoxy-7-phosphoheptulonate synthase, giving the protein MVFKAKSPKINIEEVRALSKLEGAALARKNQRDQELEAIIRGEDQRILLVIGPCSSDNEEAVLEYAKRLSALQEEVKDRIFMVMRVYTAKPRTNGDGYKGLIHQPNATEAPSLINGIKAVRQLHYRVITETGMTTADEMLYPENLPLVDDLISYMAVGARSVEDQQHRFVASGADFSTGFKNPTSGNLNVMFNGIYAAQNKQSFLFLGKEVETTGNPLSHAILRGALNEYGKNIPNYYYDNLMDTIDQYEKMGLENPFIIIDTNHDNSGKQYMDQIRIVRQTLINRDWNEKIKKYVRGFMIESYLEDGRQNEPEVFGKSITDPCLGWDNTEALVREIYQTLGE; this is encoded by the coding sequence ATGGTATTTAAAGCTAAAAGTCCTAAAATTAACATTGAAGAAGTTCGCGCCTTGTCTAAATTAGAGGGAGCGGCTCTTGCGAGAAAAAATCAACGTGATCAGGAATTGGAAGCCATCATCCGTGGGGAAGACCAGCGTATTCTCTTGGTGATTGGACCATGTTCATCTGATAATGAAGAGGCGGTTCTCGAGTATGCCAAGCGTCTATCTGCTTTGCAAGAAGAGGTCAAAGACCGTATTTTTATGGTCATGCGTGTCTATACAGCTAAACCTCGTACCAATGGAGATGGCTATAAGGGCTTGATTCATCAACCAAATGCGACAGAAGCTCCTAGCCTGATCAATGGGATCAAGGCTGTTCGCCAGCTCCACTACCGCGTGATTACCGAGACGGGTATGACAACAGCGGATGAGATGCTTTATCCTGAAAATCTTCCGTTGGTGGATGATTTGATTTCTTATATGGCTGTTGGAGCTCGTTCTGTAGAGGATCAACAGCACCGTTTTGTAGCGAGTGGGGCAGATTTTTCAACAGGATTTAAAAATCCAACATCTGGAAATCTCAATGTTATGTTTAACGGGATTTACGCAGCGCAAAATAAACAGAGTTTCCTTTTCCTCGGAAAAGAGGTGGAAACAACAGGGAATCCATTATCCCACGCCATTCTTCGCGGTGCCTTGAATGAATACGGGAAAAATATTCCCAACTACTACTATGACAATTTGATGGATACCATTGATCAGTATGAAAAGATGGGCTTGGAAAATCCATTTATCATCATCGATACCAATCATGACAATTCAGGCAAGCAGTACATGGATCAAATCCGTATCGTTCGTCAGACCTTGATTAACCGTGACTGGAATGAGAAAATCAAGAAATACGTTCGTGGTTTTATGATTGAGTCCTATCTGGAAGATGGACGTCAAAATGAGCCAGAAGTTTTTGGCAAGTCTATCACGGATCCTTGTCTAGGATGGGACAACACAGAAGCACTTGTTCGCGAAATTTACCAAACGCTAGGAGAGTAA
- a CDS encoding 3-deoxy-7-phosphoheptulonate synthase — protein sequence MAFIEKGQEIDIEAIKAVTQLSPEALRKKEARDRELAAIISGEDDRILLVMGPCSSDNEEAVLEYARRLADLQKKVADKIFIVMRVYTAKPRTNGDGYKGMIHQPNTSEAPSLINGLQAVRQLHYRVITETGLTTADEMLYPSNLVLVDDLVSYHAVGARSVEDQEHRFVASGIDAPVGMKNPTSGNLGVMFNAIYAAQNKQTFLYHGQEVETSGNPLAHVILRGAMNEYGKNEPNFYYETLLNAINRYETMGLENPFIIIDTNHDNSGKQYMEQVRIVRQALLNRDWNEKIKKTVRGFMIESYLADGRQNQPEVFGCSITDPCLGWENTVALVEEIYTTLTK from the coding sequence ATGGCATTTATCGAAAAAGGTCAAGAAATTGATATTGAAGCAATCAAGGCTGTGACCCAGTTGTCACCTGAAGCCTTGCGAAAGAAAGAAGCCCGCGATAGAGAGTTAGCAGCTATCATCTCGGGTGAGGATGATCGAATCCTTTTGGTGATGGGGCCTTGCTCTTCTGACAATGAAGAAGCAGTACTCGAATATGCTCGTCGCTTAGCAGACTTGCAGAAAAAAGTTGCGGATAAAATCTTTATCGTGATGCGTGTCTATACGGCTAAACCTCGTACCAATGGAGATGGCTATAAGGGAATGATTCATCAACCAAATACCAGCGAAGCGCCTAGTCTCATCAATGGTTTGCAGGCTGTTCGTCAGCTACACTACCGAGTGATTACCGAGACGGGCTTGACGACAGCTGATGAGATGCTTTATCCGTCAAATCTCGTTTTGGTTGATGATCTGGTCAGCTACCATGCTGTAGGGGCTCGTTCAGTGGAAGACCAGGAACACCGCTTTGTAGCCTCTGGGATTGATGCTCCGGTTGGGATGAAAAATCCAACATCTGGAAATCTTGGGGTCATGTTTAATGCCATCTATGCGGCTCAAAACAAGCAAACCTTCCTTTACCACGGTCAAGAAGTGGAAACTTCAGGAAATCCCTTGGCCCACGTTATCCTTCGTGGTGCCATGAACGAATACGGCAAAAATGAACCCAACTTCTACTATGAAACCCTCTTAAATGCCATCAATCGTTATGAGACCATGGGGCTTGAAAATCCCTTCATTATCATCGATACCAATCATGACAATTCAGGCAAGCAGTATATGGAACAAGTTCGCATTGTTCGTCAAGCCTTGCTGAATCGTGACTGGAATGAAAAGATTAAAAAGACGGTTCGAGGCTTTATGATCGAATCTTACCTAGCAGATGGGCGCCAGAATCAACCAGAGGTCTTTGGTTGCTCCATAACTGACCCTTGTCTAGGTTGGGAAAATACAGTAGCTTTGGTAGAAGAAATTTATACTACCTTAACAAAATAA
- the acpS gene encoding holo-ACP synthase — protein sequence MIVGHGIDIEELASIENAVTRREGFAKRVLTPKEMERFTSLKGRRQIEYLAGRWSAKEAFSKAMGTGIGKLTFQDLEVLNNERGAPYFSQAPFSGKIWLSISHTDQFVTASVILEENHES from the coding sequence ATGATAGTTGGACACGGAATTGACATCGAAGAATTGGCTTCGATAGAAAACGCAGTTACACGACGTGAAGGCTTTGCTAAGCGCGTGCTGACCCCTAAAGAAATGGAGCGCTTTACCAGTCTCAAAGGGCGCAGACAGATCGAATACTTGGCAGGTCGCTGGTCAGCTAAGGAGGCCTTTTCCAAGGCTATGGGAACTGGTATTGGCAAACTGACCTTTCAGGATTTGGAAGTTTTGAACAATGAACGGGGGGCTCCCTATTTTAGTCAGGCACCATTTTCAGGAAAGATTTGGCTATCTATCAGCCATACAGATCAGTTTGTGACAGCCAGTGTCATTTTGGAGGAAAATCATGAAAGCTAG
- the alr gene encoding alanine racemase, protein MKASPHRPTKALIYLGAIRQNIQQMEAHIPERTLKWAVVKANAYGHGAVAVATAIQDDVDGFCVSNIDEAIELRLAGLSKKILILGVSELEAVSLAKEYDITLTVAGLEWIQALLARETDLSGLTVHLKIDSGMGRIGFRDSSEAEQAQALLKQHGARIEGIFTHFATADEESDEYFNAQLECFKAILASMKKVPELVHASNSATTLWHAETICNAVRMGDAMYGLNPSGEVLDLPYDLTPALSLESALVHVKTVPAGACMGYGATYQADSEQVIATVPIGYADGWTRDMQNFSVLVDGQACPIVGRVSMDQITIRLPKIYPLGTKVTLIGTNGGKEITATQVATYRGTINYEVVCLLSDRIPREYY, encoded by the coding sequence ATGAAAGCTAGTCCACATAGACCAACCAAGGCTCTGATATATCTGGGAGCTATTCGACAAAATATTCAGCAAATGGAGGCTCATATCCCTGAAAGAACGCTCAAGTGGGCAGTGGTCAAGGCCAATGCCTATGGTCATGGGGCAGTAGCTGTTGCCACAGCTATTCAAGATGATGTTGATGGATTTTGTGTTTCCAATATTGATGAAGCTATTGAACTTCGTCTGGCTGGACTTAGCAAGAAAATCCTCATTTTAGGAGTTTCTGAGCTAGAAGCTGTTTCTCTTGCTAAAGAATACGACATCACATTGACAGTGGCTGGACTGGAGTGGATTCAAGCGCTGTTAGCTAGGGAGACAGATTTATCTGGCTTAACGGTTCACCTCAAGATTGATTCAGGAATGGGACGGATTGGTTTCCGAGATTCCAGTGAGGCAGAGCAGGCTCAAGCCTTGCTCAAGCAACATGGTGCTCGCATTGAGGGAATTTTTACCCACTTTGCTACTGCAGATGAAGAATCAGATGAGTATTTTAATGCTCAGTTAGAATGCTTTAAAGCTATTTTGGCAAGTATGAAGAAAGTTCCAGAACTGGTTCATGCCAGTAACTCGGCAACGACCCTCTGGCATGCAGAGACTATTTGCAATGCAGTCCGTATGGGAGATGCCATGTATGGTCTCAATCCAAGTGGAGAGGTCTTGGACTTACCCTATGATTTGACACCAGCCTTGAGTTTGGAGTCTGCCCTGGTTCATGTCAAGACAGTTCCAGCTGGAGCTTGCATGGGCTATGGAGCCACCTATCAAGCGGATAGTGAGCAAGTCATTGCGACGGTGCCAATCGGTTATGCGGATGGTTGGACACGAGACATGCAGAATTTCTCTGTCTTGGTAGATGGTCAAGCTTGCCCAATCGTCGGACGAGTATCTATGGACCAAATCACCATTCGTCTGCCTAAGATTTATCCGCTAGGAACAAAAGTAACCCTGATCGGCACAAACGGTGGCAAGGAAATCACAGCTACTCAGGTAGCGACCTATCGTGGAACTATTAACTATGAGGTGGTTTGCCTCCTCAGCGACCGCATTCCGAGAGAATATTATTAA
- the recG gene encoding ATP-dependent DNA helicase RecG, translating into MNLHQPLHVLPGVGPKSAEKYAKLGIENLQDLLLYFPFRYEDFKTKQVLELEDGEKAVLSGQVVTPASVQYYGFKRNRLRFSLKQGEVVFAVNFFNQPYLADKIELGATLAVFGKWDRAKASLTGMKVLAQVEDDLQPVYRLAQGISQAGLVKVIKTAFDQGLDLLIEENLPQSLLDKYKLMSRCHAVRAMHFPKDLAEYKQALRRIKFEELFYFQMQLQTLKSENRVQGSGLVLNWSKEKVTAVKENLPFALTSAQEKSLQEILTDMKSDHHMNRLLQGDVGSGKTVVAGLAMFAAVTAGYQAALMVPTEILAEQHFESLQNLFPDLKLALLTGSLKAAEKREVLETIAKGEADFIIGTHALIQDGVDYARLGLIIIDEQHRFGVGQRRILREKGDNPDVLMMTATPIPRTLAITAFGDMDVSIIDQMPAGRKPIVTRWIKHEQLPQVLTWLEGEIQKGSQAYVISPLIEESEALDLKNAIALSEELTAHFAGKAEVALLHGKMKSDEKDQIMQDFKERKTDILVSTTVIEVGVNVPNATVMIIMDADRFGLSQLHQLRGRVGRGDKQSYAVLVANPKTDSGKDRMRIMTETTNGFVLAEEDLKMRGSGEIFGTRQSGLPEFQVADIIEDFPILEEARKVASYISSIEGWQEDPEWRMIALHLEKKEHLD; encoded by the coding sequence ATGAATCTACACCAACCCTTGCATGTCTTGCCTGGTGTGGGGCCAAAGTCAGCAGAGAAATACGCCAAACTAGGAATTGAAAACTTGCAAGACCTCTTGCTCTACTTTCCTTTCCGTTATGAAGATTTCAAGACCAAGCAGGTGCTAGAGTTGGAAGATGGCGAAAAGGCTGTTCTGTCTGGTCAAGTCGTGACTCCTGCTAGTGTCCAGTATTATGGTTTCAAGCGTAATCGCCTGCGTTTTAGCCTCAAGCAGGGAGAAGTCGTTTTTGCCGTGAACTTCTTTAACCAGCCCTATCTGGCTGATAAGATAGAGTTGGGAGCAACACTTGCTGTCTTTGGAAAATGGGACCGCGCCAAGGCTAGTCTGACTGGGATGAAGGTTCTGGCTCAGGTGGAAGATGACCTCCAACCTGTCTATCGTCTGGCTCAAGGAATCAGTCAGGCAGGGCTGGTTAAGGTCATTAAGACAGCCTTTGATCAGGGGTTGGACCTCTTGATAGAGGAAAATCTTCCCCAGTCTTTACTTGATAAATACAAACTCATGTCCCGTTGTCATGCAGTTCGTGCTATGCATTTTCCAAAGGATTTGGCAGAATACAAGCAGGCCCTTCGCCGTATCAAGTTTGAGGAACTCTTTTATTTTCAAATGCAGTTGCAGACGCTCAAATCTGAAAATAGAGTTCAGGGAAGCGGTCTGGTTCTGAATTGGTCCAAGGAAAAGGTGACAGCTGTTAAGGAAAATCTTCCTTTTGCTCTGACCTCAGCTCAGGAAAAGAGTTTGCAGGAAATTTTGACAGACATGAAGTCGGACCACCACATGAATCGTCTCCTGCAAGGAGATGTAGGGAGCGGAAAAACAGTGGTTGCTGGCTTAGCCATGTTTGCTGCAGTGACGGCTGGCTATCAGGCAGCTCTCATGGTACCGACAGAAATCCTAGCAGAGCAACACTTTGAGAGTTTACAGAACCTTTTTCCAGACTTGAAACTCGCTCTCTTGACAGGATCCTTAAAAGCTGCAGAAAAAAGAGAAGTCTTGGAGACCATAGCAAAGGGTGAGGCCGACTTTATTATCGGAACCCACGCTCTGATACAAGATGGGGTGGATTATGCTCGTCTTGGCTTGATTATCATTGATGAGCAGCACCGTTTTGGTGTGGGGCAAAGGCGTATTTTACGGGAAAAAGGGGACAATCCTGACGTTCTCATGATGACAGCGACGCCCATTCCGCGAACACTGGCTATCACAGCCTTTGGGGATATGGATGTTTCCATTATCGACCAGATGCCAGCAGGACGGAAGCCGATTGTGACGCGCTGGATTAAACATGAGCAGCTGCCTCAGGTTTTGACTTGGTTAGAGGGAGAAATTCAAAAAGGTTCGCAAGCCTATGTCATCTCTCCCTTGATTGAAGAATCTGAAGCTCTGGATTTGAAAAATGCCATTGCCTTATCAGAGGAGTTGACAGCTCATTTTGCTGGCAAGGCTGAGGTTGCTCTGCTACATGGTAAGATGAAGAGTGACGAAAAAGACCAGATCATGCAGGATTTCAAAGAGAGAAAAACAGATATTCTAGTATCTACAACGGTTATCGAGGTTGGGGTCAATGTTCCCAATGCGACCGTCATGATTATCATGGATGCCGATCGGTTCGGTCTCAGCCAGCTTCACCAGCTCAGAGGCCGTGTCGGTCGGGGGGACAAGCAGTCTTATGCTGTTCTCGTAGCTAATCCCAAGACGGATTCCGGGAAAGATCGCATGCGTATCATGACAGAGACGACCAATGGATTTGTCCTTGCGGAGGAAGATTTGAAAATGCGTGGTTCTGGTGAGATTTTTGGAACCAGACAGTCAGGACTTCCAGAGTTTCAAGTGGCTGATATTATCGAAGATTTTCCGATTTTAGAAGAAGCCAGAAAGGTTGCCAGCTACATTAGTTCGATAGAAGGTTGGCAAGAGGATCCAGAATGGCGCATGATTGCTCTCCATCTGGAAAAGAAAGAACATCTGGATTAA